A window of Primulina huaijiensis isolate GDHJ02 unplaced genomic scaffold, ASM1229523v2 scaffold41879, whole genome shotgun sequence contains these coding sequences:
- the LOC140969475 gene encoding protein PIN-LIKES 3-like codes for MGLLDLFIASSIPVMKVLLVTGLGSYLASDSGNILGDDARKHMNNVVFYVFNPALVYSNLAKTITYESMVKLWFMPFNILFTFIIGSVLGWAVIKVTRAPIHLRGLVIGCCAAGNLGNLLLIIIPAVCKEKGSPFGSPDVCHTYGMAYASLSMAIGAIYLWSYVYNIVRVSSSKSSMEVEISNSPKTSSSSSGETWTEPLLSSDETGLTLPLDRFENKMPQVGVSNKIKRRLEKFFKKMNLKRLLAPSTTGAIVGFIVGLVPQIRNFLIGDTAPLRVFQDTALLLGDGAIPAVTLIMGGNLLKGLKGSGIEKSVIFSIIVVRYAVMPLIGIGVVKGAVRFGLVHDDLLYQFVLLLQFALPPAMNIGTITQLFGSGETECSVIMLWCYLLASVALTFWSTFFLWLLIQ; via the exons ATGGGCCTTTTGGATCTCTTCATTGCCTCATCGATTCCTGTGATGAAAGTGCTCTTGGTGACTGGACTGGGATCATATCTTGCTTCAGACAGTGGTAACATTCTTGGAGATGATGCAAGGAAGCATATGAACAAT GTTGTTTTCTATGTATTCAATCCGGCACTCGTCTACAGCAACTTAGCCAAAACGATAACATATGAAAGCATGGTTAAGCT GTGGTTCATGCCTTTTAATATTCTTTTCACGTTCATTATTGGTTCGGTCCTAGGATGGGCCGTCATTAAAGTTACGAGAGCTCCTATTCATCTCCGAGGACTTGTTATAGGTTGCTGTGCTGCAG GGAACTTGGGGAACCTGCTTCTCATCATAATTCCAGCAGTTTGTAAAGAGAAGGGAAGCCCATTCGGAAGTCCTGATGTTTGCCATACATATGGAATGGCTTATGCTTCTCTTTCGATGGCC ATTGGGGCAATTTATCTGTGGTCTTACGTGTACAACATCGTCCGGGTATCATCAAGTAAGAGCTCGATGGAAGTTGAAATAAGTAACTCTCCAAAAACAAGCTCGTCGTCATCTGGAGAGACATGGACCGAACCTTTACTTTCATCAGATGAAACTGGATTGACTTTGCCACTAGAtcgatttgaaaataaaatgcctcag GTAGgagtttcaaataaaataaagcgTCGGTTAGAAAAGTTCTTTAAAAAGATGAACCTCAAGAGGTTGCTCGCTCCATCAACAACTGGAGCA ATTGTTGGATTTATAGTTGGACTTGTACCTCAAATTAGAAACTTTCTGATTGGTGATACGGCTCCTCTCCGTGTGTTCCAAGATACTGCTCTTTTGCTGGG GGATGGAGCCATTCCAGCAGTTACACTGATCATGGGAGGAAACCTTTTAAAGG GCTTAAAAGGTTCAGGAATTGAGAAATCTGTTATTTTCAGCATTATTGTTGTTCGATATGCTGTGATGCCTCTGATAGGCATTGGTGTTGTTAAAGGGGCAGTTCGATTCGGTTTAGTTCATGATGATCTATTGTATCAGTTCGTTCTCTTGCTGCAGTTTGCTCTCCCTCCTGCAATGAACATAG GTACCATAACCCAGTTATTTGGGTCTGGAGAGACAGAATGCTCAGTCATTATGTTATGGTGTTATTTGTTGGCTTCTGTCGCGTTAACTTTTTGGTCAACGTTCTTCTTGTGGCTACTGATTCAGTAA